A region of the Thermodesulfobacteriota bacterium genome:
GAGGTCGTCGGCCATGAGGGCGACGTCCGCGGTCTCCAGGGCCACGTCGGTACCCGCCGCCCCCATGGCGATTCCCACGTGGGCCGCGGCCAGGGCCGGCGCATCGTTGACGCCGTCGCCCACCATGGCCACGCGGCCGTAGCGGCGGTCGAGCTCCTCGACCTTGCGGGTCTTTCCCCCCGGGTCGAGCTCGGCGTGGATCTCGTCCACTCCCACTTGGGCGGCGATGGCCCGGGCGGCGCGCGGGTTGTCGCCGGTAAGCATGACCACGCGCTCGATCCCGGCCCGCTTGAGCTCCGTGAGGGCGCCCGCCGCCTCGGGTCGCAGGGGGTCGGCGATGGCGAAGAGGCCGTGGACCTCTTCGGCCGTCCCCACGGCCACCACCGTCTGGCCCGTTTCTTCCAGATTCTCGATGCGGGCCTGGACCTCGAAGAGATCCACGCCCAGCTCCGCGAACAGCCGGGGGCTTCCCACGTGGTGCTCGGCGCCCCCGATCCGGGCTCGGGCGCCCGCTCCGGTGAGGGAGCGAAAGTCGCTGGCCACCGGAACCGCGATCCCATCCTCCCGGGCCCGCTCCAGAACGGCTAGGGCCAGGGGGTGCTGGGAGCGGGCCTCCACGGCTGCGGCGACCGCGAGTACCTGCCCGGCGCTTCGCCCCCCCAGGGGGACCAGCTCGGTCACCCGGGGCTCTCCCAGGGTCAGGGTCCCGGTCTTGTCCAAGGCCATCACCCGCACTCGGGCCAGGTTCTCCAGGTGGACTCCTCCCTTGATCAAGATCCCCCGGCGGCCGGCGGTACCGATGGTCGCGACCAGGGTGATGGGGATCGAGATCACCAGGGCGCAGGGCGCGGCCGCCACGATGAATACCGTGGCCCGGGTGACCCATTCGACCCAGGCGGCGCCGAACAGGGGCGGCACCGCGGCCACCAGCAGCCCTCCCGCGAGCACCGCCGGACTGTAGCGCCGGCCAAACCGCTCGATGAAGCGCTGGCTGCGGCCCTTGCTGGCCTGGGCCTCCTCCACCAGCCGGACGATGCGCGCCAGGGTGTTGTCCGCCGCGGTCCGGGTCGCCCGCACGGTGAGGGCGCCCTCGCCGTTGAGCGTGGCGGCAAAGACGGCATCGCCCGGCGCCTTCTCCACGGGCACGGACTCTCCGGTCACCGGCGCCTGGTTCACGCTGGAGCGCCCCTCGACCACTTCGCCGTCGGTGGCCACCGCCTCCCCGGGTCGGACGAGGAA
Encoded here:
- a CDS encoding heavy metal translocating P-type ATPase; amino-acid sequence: MATCCSCTADATPPPPPWRNARVLTSAGSGVLLAAGYGGNLLGLAAPMPTALFVLSTLVGGWYFGREAIQELWQEREIGIELLMSTAALTAGVMGQWGEAAMLAFLYSISEAAEGYAGERARHAIRALMDLAPKTASVLRDGREERFPVEELRVGDLFLVRPGEAVATDGEVVEGRSSVNQAPVTGESVPVEKAPGDAVFAATLNGEGALTVRATRTAADNTLARIVRLVEEAQASKGRSQRFIERFGRRYSPAVLAGGLLVAAVPPLFGAAWVEWVTRATVFIVAAAPCALVISIPITLVATIGTAGRRGILIKGGVHLENLARVRVMALDKTGTLTLGEPRVTELVPLGGRSAGQVLAVAAAVEARSQHPLALAVLERAREDGIAVPVASDFRSLTGAGARARIGGAEHHVGSPRLFAELGVDLFEVQARIENLEETGQTVVAVGTAEEVHGLFAIADPLRPEAAGALTELKRAGIERVVMLTGDNPRAARAIAAQVGVDEIHAELDPGGKTRKVEELDRRYGRVAMVGDGVNDAPALAAAHVGIAMGAAGTDVALETADVALMADDLSRLPYLVRFSRRTWAVLRQNLVLSALVIGALVLGAVTGSLSLPAAVLAHEVSEFIVIASGLRMLRA